The Lathyrus oleraceus cultivar Zhongwan6 chromosome 5, CAAS_Psat_ZW6_1.0, whole genome shotgun sequence genome includes the window ATTCGGAGACCTTCCTCACAAAGTTAGACTTCGACCTTAATAGATGAAATGAAGATAATAATCATCCAGGCAACATGGAGAAGGAACCATATCAATAAGTTGATCGGGTGAGAAGTTACAAAATTTTGAACAACCGGGAGACGATAAGCAGAAACTCCGAAACTTCTGTTGAAAATTAATTCCCGCTATCTTCCTCAAGGAATTAGCCTTCTCCCCCCACATATGAAACGTAGAATAATTTGATACGGAATAGACGGATAAAGAACCATTGCGGAACAGTCTTCTGAGCAAAAGTTATGAATTTCGTACTTGCAATAAAACACTGTTTTCTGCTTAAAACGCGTCGAATCAGCTGAAACGGCCAGATACTCTTGCCAACTCTGACGAAAATAATCACATGAAATTTGAAAATAATAAGAACAGGATCGAGCCCCTGAGAAAATGATCTGGCACCCTTGTGGAGCCCATTTTGACTCGAAACCTAAATTCCTGCTTCATACGGCGAAACCGAATTCTGTTTTCTGTCAAGTCTTTTAACAAAGAAAATCCTGGCGCTTGTAGAATAAGACGAGGACACTGAATCCTTCTGGAATGAATTAGCAGGGACCTTGATCCTGTATGAATGTTGATTATATGTGGATGTTATGCAAATGAGACGACGCACAAGCCAAAAGTATTAAAAAGCAGAGTGCGAATTTTGGGGTATAACAGATACCCCTATTCAATCTTCTTACAACGAAGATGTTGAAAAGTGAATGCTTTCAATCGTTCAGGGTGTGAGAGGATTGAATATCGAAATGGACCCGGAAATTTTCACTCTGTGATAGAGGCAAGCAACAGGGTAAAGGGTTTAGGATTTGGAGAAAGGATTTAGAATTCGGAAAATGAGGTAGAATTTTAGAATCAAAATAGGATATCTGGAAATGGGTCAGGGTAGGATATCTGAGGGAAAGAAATTTAGAGGTAGGATATCATATGAATTTGGTATAGGATAAAGATTGGGATTTGGGATAGGATAAGAATTGGAATTTGGGATAGGATCCTGACAGCTTTACTGGGGACAACAAGGTTCTAAGGACCTCTGCAAAGAAATCAACTCAATGGGCTTGCGCGTTGATGCATGTTTGACTTTTTCTTATGGAATAACATTCCAAAATTAATGGAGATTTCACATTTAAAGGATGCaaatgtaatgatgcatgacTTTGCTGGAAAATAAATGAGATACAAGGAAACAACCTACGGGGAAATCCTTGCAACACCCGAAGCTCTATGGGGAGAAACCACCAGGCGCATAATCTGTAGGGGATAAAGCAACAGTCGACCTTCTGGCGAGAGGCGTCACTCCGCCGGGGAAAGGAAATAAATCGACCTCCTGCTAGAAATGTTAACCCTGCTGAGGATAAGGATCCATCATCAACTTCTGGGACCAGAATTTCGGCCTGGCGCTCTTGCGGGGATAGCAGAATCATCTCACAAGACCTTCACTGATACTCACTAGGGGACTCGAGGGAATCTCAATCTGCTAGAGATATAACAACCTTGATGTATACAACTCTACTAGGGAGAGTGGAAACTTAAGACAACGCTCGGTTGGGGACGAAGAATCTCTGATGGGGAACAAACAACTCCTTGAACATCGCTCAGTTGGGAAACACAAGGGAATTTCAATCTGCTAGAGATAACATTCGCGGGGAATAAGAATTCTGGCATGAAACCTTCCAAACCATCTGCTGGGAGATGGGAACATCAAACAACACTCCGTTTGGGGAAATATCTTTAGGTATACAACACTTGCTGgaaaagactctcctggggacATTCATCGATTAACCTTCTCCATCACACTCTCTGCTTGGGGAACATCCTCAGGTAGACACCTGCTGGGGAACAACCACAATCCAACAAACGGATGCACTAGAGGCAAGAAAAATGCTAGGAAATCGGATCCTCTTAGCCAACCCTCGGCTTGGGGAGAGATCTCAAAAATGCGACTTGCGGGGATAAGATGACAACAACACCTTGGCTACCGTCTCATCATCCTCTGCTTTAAGCAAACAACTGTTACGGAACGGTGTTCCTACAACACAGACAAGCCAACAATGCCCCGAGTATGATATGGATTACTCCGGCTACCAACCAAGTTACCTAGAATCATAGGTAATCTCACATGATTTATATATCATGTTATGCAAGACCTCAAATTTTCAaatgcaatgcttatcaaaaatgTGGCTGTCTTCCGTAAACAAAATAGATAAAAATAAAACAGAGAGATTTTGACTGAATaatattttattgattgaaaattgCCTCGTGAATGGGAAATCACAATAAGAAGCAACCCCTATAAAGAGGTGATTGCCAAAAGTAAAATAAACTAGTATTTACAAAATGGCAACGGTGAACAGATATCCATTAGGTTCCAGTTCGGCTATGGCTCTTATGTCCTCAACGCTCTCATCTCGTTGCTTTCTGAAGAAAATGATTGGATCGATTCTTGGCCTTCAAAATTCCGTCTAAGGAGAAATCGGAGATCCAACGCAAGACGTAGTCGTTcgcttttaatccctaactttttcctggatcgccctttcgggttttcgatccaccgggatactcttttttgcctaaattgccttttcaggttttcaacttagcgggtGTACAATTCTTTTTATTTCTtccttttttatccctaatttttgcccgagcttttattcttcttttttttttgctcgctgggatgcccctttttgcctaagtcgtcgacttagcgggtctcttttatgcgaagtattttttgactacatctaCGTTAACAGGGAGTGGAAAATCTTCTCCATCCATAGTGGCTAGTATCATGGCTCCTCCGGAGAAAACCTTTTTGAAAACAAAAGGTCCTTCGTAATtcagagtccacttgcccctgggATCTGACTTAGGTAGAATAATTCTTTTCAGAACAAGGTCACCTACTTGATAGCTCTGAGGCCGAACCTTCCGGTCGAATGCTGTCTTCATCCGCTtctggtataactgcccatgacatATAGCAGTCATCTTCTTCTCTTCAATGAGGTTCAACTGATCCAATCGGTTTTGTACCCATTCGGCTTCATCAAGCTCGACATCTGTCAACAGGCGTAGAGAGGGAAACTCAACCTCTACAGGCAAtactgcctccatgccataaactAAAGAGAAGGGGGTTGTCCCGGTCGAAGTGCGTACCGAAGTATGATAGCCATGCAACGCAAAAGGAAGCATCTCATGTGAATCCTTATaagtcacaaccattttctgcacaatctttttaatgttcttattagctgCTTCGACCACTCCGTTCATCTTCTAACGGTAGGGAGAATAGTTATTATGCTTGATCTTGAAGTTCTGACATAATTCattcatcatcttgttattcaaattagatccattatcattaatgatcttTTTTGGGATTCCGTAACGACAAATCATGTTCTGCTTGATGAAGCGGGCAacaacctgcttggtcacatttgcatagGAAGCAACTTCAACCaacttggtgaagtaatcgactgataccaggatgaagcgatgtccattagaagtGGTAGGATCGATTCGTctgatcatatcaatgccccacattgagaaggGCCAAGGAGAAGTCATGACGTTCAAAGGCACGGGAGGAACATGCACTTTGTCTCTGTAAATCCGGCACTTGTGACAGGCTTTAGCATGAAGGCAACAGTCGGtctccatggtcatccaatagtaacctgctttcaaaatattttttgcCATGGTATGACCACTGCAGTGAGTTTCGAATGATCCCTCATGAACTTCTTTGATAATTCTGTTTactttgtgtctatccacgcatctgagcaacaAAGAGTCATAATTCCGCTTGTACAACACATCTCCATTCAAAAAGAATTTAACTGACAACTTTCTCAACGTCTTCTTATCTGTAATCGTTGCATTTTCAGGATACTCCTGCTTTTCGAGGTACctcttgatatcaaaataccaaggcttatcatctcGAAGATCATCATCAGTTGCATATCAAAATTCCGGTTCATCTAACCGCATAATTATGATGGAAGGTGTTTGATTCTCCCACTTAACCTTGAACATTAAAGCTTAAGGTAGCTAGAGCATAAGCCAAATGGTTCTCTTCTCTTGGGATGTGGCTGAAAGTGATATCCTCAAAATAAGGAATCAACTTCATCACATGCTCTCTGTAGGGGATAAGATTTGGGTGTCGAGTTTCCCAATCTCCATTGATTTGACAAATCACAAGTGCAGAATCCCCATACACTTCAAGAAACTTGATCCTCATGTCAATCTCAGCTTCGAGTCCCATAATGCAAGCCTCATACTGCGATGTATTATTTGTGCAATCAAAACAAATACGAGCAGTGAACGAAATATGGAATCTAGTAGGAGAAGTAataacaacaccaacaccattacccaCAACATTAGAGGCACcgtcgaacacgagcgtccatcgcGCTCCCGGTTTGGGTCCTTCATCCGGGTTTGGCCTGTTAAAGTATTGATCCAGGAATAACACATCCTTATCAGgaaattcaaacttcattggttggTAATCTTCGACGGGCTGATGAGCCAGATAGTCGGCAATGACACTACTCTTGATAGATTTCTGTGTAGTGTATTTAATATCATACTatgttaaaatcatttgccaacgcGCCACCCTTCCCGTGATAGCAGGtttttcaaagatgtacttgatcgGGTCCATCTTTGAGATCAACAACGTGGTATAAGTCAACATATAttgccttagtcggcgagcagcccacgctaaagcacatcaagttttctcaagcagtgaatatttgatttcacagctggtaaactttttgcttaggtagtatattacatgctcttttcgactagactcgtcatgctgccccagtacacacctcgTCGACTCATCGAGAATAGTAAGGTACATGATTAATGGTCGTCCTTCGATAGGAGGCACTATAACCGGAGGTTCCTACAAATATTATTTTATTCTTTCAAATGCTTACTGACAGTTATCATTCAAAACTATTGCCTGATattttcttagcaatttgaataaTGGTTCGCACGTGGCCGTTAGATTGAAGATAAACCGAGCAATGTAGTTTAATCTCCCTAGGAACCCTCACACTTGTTTTTCAGTTTTAGAtgcaggcatctcttgaatagcttttacttttgtaggatcgacctcgattcctctttcactgACCAAAAAACCAAGTAATTTTCCCGATCGAACCCCAAATGTACACTTCTTGGGATTTAACCTTAGTatgaactttctcaatctttcaaacaacttcaacaaattcaccaaatgttccTCTTCCGTGTGGGATTTGGcgatcatatcatctacatagcATTCGATTTCCTTATGGATCATGTTGTGAAATAACGTCACCATAGCGCGTTGGTAAGTTGCCccaacattcttcaaaccaaacGACATAACCTTGTAGCAAAAGGTCCCCCACGAGGTGATAAACGTAGTTTTATCCATATCTTCAGGAGCCAtattgatctgattataaccggagaaaccttccataaaggagaatacagAAAAATGCGCAGTGTTATCAACCAACACATCAATATGCGGaagaggaaaatcatccttcgggctaactcgattcagatctctgtaatccacacacataCGAACCTTGTCGtccttctttggcacaggaaCGATATTAGCTACCCAAGGCGGATAAGAAGTCACAACAAGAAAACCAAcgtcccactgcttctgaacttcATCCTTAATCTTCTTAGACATGTCTGGGCTGGTCCTTCCAAGCTTCTGCTTGACAGGTGGACATTCTTCTCTCAACAGCAAGCAGTGCAcaacaatatcagtatcaagCCCCGACATCTTCTGATATGACCAAACAAATATGTCAACATACTTTTTCAGCATGGCGATCAATCTTATCTTCACACTGTCCTCCAGAGAAGCATTGATCTTGACATTCCTGATATTATCCTCAAAgcccagattcacaacctcaataTCTTCTTGATGCGGTTGGATGACCTTCTCTTCTTGCCTCAGTAGTCTAGACAATTCTTCAGGAAATTCATAATCTTCCTCACTTTCttcttcagcttggtagattgaATTATCAAAGTCATAATGAGCCATAGCAAAACCGTTATCAATGGATTCCGACGTGGATGTGCATCTGCAATTATGATGTTTTTATGTTTTAGGGTGTGTAGGATAATTATTGCCATTTTCAAAGAAATTAAAGCAAAAAAGAAAGACAgggaacaaaatatttgaatgcaaaaagacgtcctttatttcATGATAAAAATTGAAAATGGAAATATGGAAGCCCTACATGATTCGCTAACGCCTTGGGCAAAGCGTGGGAATTATTGCATGATAACAAAAACATAAAAGACAATTACTCTTGATTAAAGGTGACTTGGACGATATCCGTTGCACTCTAGTTGTTAAGCTCTTGACCCGGAACACTGGGCTTGATCCACTGGTCCATCTCATAATCATTGTCTACCTCATCCGTAGCAACGTTCACTTGGCCATCTCTGACAATACCACCACTAGCAAACTTCACAGGAGTGAAGGAACTTGATGGCTTATGAGTGTTGCTCTTTATAACAGGTCTGAAACCAAGGCTAAACTTATCAAACTTGGGAGGGAGATCCAACACACGGCGCCAACCTTCGGTGTGACCCGCCTACACTGCAACTTAAACATCCTTCAGCGAAGACATCTGAACAACAAGCTTATTCTCCTCAGATCGAGGAGCTTTGATCACTTGCACTACCTCAAAAGCCTGAAATGGGGTTTCATGAATCTCACCTTCCACTTCCACGTAGCGAAAAGACGACAAGTGACTcacaatatactcttcttccccgCAAACTATTGCAATTTTACCGTCGATAGGGTATTTCATTTTCTGATGCAAAGTAGATGTCACAACTCCAGCACCATGAATCCAAGGCCTACCCAGCAAGCAACAATATGCTGGGTGTATGTCCATTACAAAGAAGGCATCAGTAAAGATCTGAGGCCCCACTTTAATCAGAAGATCTACTTCACCAAAGAATGACCTCTGAGAGCCGTCGAAGGCCCTGACGTGCATGTCACTCGGACGTATCTTAACACCAGAATAATCAATTTTCATCATTGCAGATTTGGGAAGCACATTCAGGGATGAACCTATATCAACCAAAACTCGAGAAAGAGTAGTCCCTTTGCACTCAATCGagatgtgcaaggctttgttgtggCTTTGTCCCTCAACAGGGAGATCACTATCAGTAAACCCGAGACCGTTCTGCACAGAATTCCAGCCACAACTCCTTCCAACTGGTTTACTGTTATATCTTGAGGCACAAATGTCGAGCTCAGCAGCTTAACCAAGTTATTTCGGTGAGATTCCAAACATAGCAGCAATGATAAGATTGAAATTTTGGATGGAGTCTGGCTCAGGTGATCTACCAACTTGTAGTTACTCTTCCTGATGATTTTCAACAACTTCTCAACTTCTTGGGTTTGTGATGGACCAGCATCATCCTTCCGTAAGTTGACCTGAACAGGTCTGGGGCCATCATCCACCTGCTTCTCTTTAGCCTTCTCTAAGGCATCTGCAACATCTTGGGAATTGGGTGGAGCAAACACTCTCCCACTACGAGTGATTCGGCCAGCGCCGGAGAAGTCCCCCGCATTCACGTCTTCTTTCTCAACTTCCTCCTTCTTGGCAAGAACAGGAATAAACACTTGTTTAATACCATGATAATAGACGTCAGAACCGTAATGCCAAGGCACCGCCTTTTCACTCGAGTACAGAACCGGACCCGGCATGGTAACAACCAAAGGGACAGGCCTAGCAGGCGCAAGAATCCTCTTTGGGGTATAAGGGatagaaatcacaactatttCTTCTTCAACCTTCTCAACTTTCTCTTTTTCCAACTCTTTAATTGGTCTGTCACATTAGAGAAAACCCATATCAAGCAAATGCTGAATACCTACCTTCAACTTACCACAACCCTCATCATTTTTCTAACAGACCTCACAGAAAGCAGAGCAATCAGGATACACACCGTATTCAACCGAATATTCCTTGATAGCCAACAAGGGAGTAGATAACTCACCAACCTCTGTTATCAGATTCAAATGCTCATCAGTATATACAACCTCAACCATATTAACAGCTACAACATGCACAAGCATAAGATTCTGAATGACATTAGGAGCATTGACCGGCGTGAACTGCACAACCTTTGAATCCAGCAGCTCCTGTACTTTGTATTTCAGAGCCCAACAGTTCTTCACATCGTGCCCCACACCACCAGAGTGGTAACCACAAAGAGCGTTGGCATTAAAATTTGCAGGCACTTTGTTGATCAAGGGAGGCATTTCTTTCAGGGTAACCAACTTCAACTGCAACAAATGTTGTAAAGCCTCAGAataagacataggaattgggtcgaaagtCTTCCTAGGTTACCTTTGCTGATATTTGCGGCGCGATGCATTTTGCTACGGATCAGGCGCAGGCTGGGCCTGAGAAGCAGGGATTGTGATAATATTAACCTGAGGTTGATCGTGCTGACGACACCTACCTCTTCCATTTCTATGTCCATAAACTGCGTTGGCTTCTTCTTTCTTTTTATGATACCCTGAGAATGGCTTTTTTCCAGCTCCGCCCGGAGCATTTTCGACATTATCCATTTGGAGTTTTCCTAACTTCAATCCGATCTCAATTATTTCTCCTATCATCACAAGCTCAGAGAACCCTACTGACGTACTGCCAACCATACGATCATAATAGACACCTTGCAGCATACCCATAAACAATTCAACCATTTCTCTCTCCGACATGGGAGGATGAACTCGAGCTGCGAGTTCCCGCCACttttgggcgtactccttaaacgATTCATTCTACCCCTGTGAGAGGATCTGCAACTGGGTGTGATTAGGAGCCATGTCAATATTGTATTGGTAATGCTTAACAAAAGCATCTACCAAATCTCTCCAATTATGAATATACGTTCTTTCAAGCTTCATGTACCACTCCAAAGACGCCCCGTATatgctgtcttggaagaagtgCATGAGCAACTTCTCATTGTCCGAATATGCAGACATCTTCCTATAATAGGCCTTCACATGTGTTTTTGGACAAGTAGCCCCAGTATACTTGTCAAAAACGGGCACCTTGAACTTCGGGGGAATCCTCACCCCGGGAACCAATCCTAGGTCCATCATATCCATGCCAAGCAGGCCCTGCCCTTCAACAGCTTTCAGACATTCTTCCAACCTCTGATACCTCATGTCCCCAGCTGGGACATTGATCTTACTATTGTGCATAGAAAAGTGGTCATCATTATGGTAAACTTCAGAACCCTGATATCTGCCGTACATATCCCCTGGAATAGCTTAAGGACCGTGATAAGAAGGTGGTGGAGGTGGCGAAACATATCCATGATGCACTGATTAAAATTTGGATTACCCTGATTCCCTGAAATGAAACCTTGATTACCAACAGGGCCACCATGTAGACCCTGGTTACGGCCAGCATTGCCATGACCATTAGCATGGTTACCATCCAAGTTCAGTCCCTTGAAATCAGCAAGGTTGGGACGAGGTTTTCCAGCCGAAACATCTCTATACTCAAAAGGACGATGCCCACGGGGCGTCTCTACCAAAACCCTCAATTCTTCTTGGTTCCTGGTCACTGTCAACATTGCTTCCATAAACTGTGCCATACGAGCGTCCATCTGGGCCCACATCTCTTCCAGGCTTGGATGTATCTAGTCCATTCTCTTCTGATTCCCTCGAGTCGAATAGTGGTGAACGAATGAGTCAGCAATCTTCTACAAAGGATATTGAAAGATGAGAAAATCGGACTACAACCTGCAAAATGAAATATGCAATATGATATATGAATGCATGAAATGTCATGTTCAAATATTTCCAGGAATTTAAAATCCGGATTAATTCGTTTAAGCACCAGATAAAGAAACACACGAATCATTGAGGAAGAAAACTAACATACCATAGATCTGATACTCCAAAAATACACATTGTTcaacataaatccaacaaaaaAACCATAGAAGGGAATTACAACAAATAAGTCAAGAGATCCCATCAACAATCCTGATGGTGACCCGAATACAGTTCATCAAAATAGACAAACAACTACTTCTTCTTGAGATTAGCATCCTCTTCAAGAACTTTCCCAAATCGGATCTTGCTTCCTT containing:
- the LOC127081611 gene encoding uncharacterized protein LOC127081611, with the protein product MNGVVEAANKNIKKIVQKMVVTYKDSHEMLPFALHGYHTSVRTSTGTTPFSLVYGMEAVLPVEVEFPSLRLLTDVELDEAEWVQNRLDQLNLIEEKKMTAICHGQLYQKRMKTAFDRKVRPQSYQSWQEYLAVSADSTRFKQKTVFYCKYEIHNFCSEDCSAMVLYPSIPYQIILRFICGGRRLIP
- the LOC127081614 gene encoding uncharacterized protein LOC127081614, with amino-acid sequence MSEREMVELFMGMLQGVYYDRMVGSTSVGFSELVMIGEIIEIGLKLGKLQMDNVENAPGGAGKKPFSGYHKKKEEANAVYGHRNGRGRCRQHDQPQLKLVTLKEMPPLINKVPANFNANALCGYHSGGVGHDVKNCWALKYKVQELLDSKVVQFTPVNAPNVIQNLMLVHVVAVNMVEVVYTDEHLNLITEVGELSTPLLAIKEYSVEYGVPIKELEKEKVEKVEEEIVVISIPYTPKRILAPARPVPLVVTMPGPVLYSSEKAVPWHYGSDVYYHGIKQVFIPVLAKKEEVEKEDVNAGDFSGAGRITRSGRVFAPPNSQDVADALEKAKEKQVDDGPRPVQVNLRKDDAGPSQTQEVEKLLKIIRKSNYKLNGLGFTDSDLPVEGQSHNKALHISIECKGTTLSRVLVDIGSSLNVLPKSAMMKIDYSGVKIRPSDMHVRAFDGSQRSFFGEVDLLIKVGPQIFTDAFFVMDIHPAYCCLLGRPWIHGAGVVTSTLHQKMKYPIDGKIAIVCGEEEYIVSHLSSFRYVEVEGEIHETPFQAFEAGHTEGWRRVLDLPPKFDKFSLGFRPVIKSNTHKPSSSFTPVKFASGGIVRDGQVNVATDEVDNDYEMDQWIKPSVPGQELNN